In the Bacteroidales bacterium genome, AATATGGGAACACAACCAGCCCCTTCATCAACCGGCGGAAAATCTTCAGCCGGCTGGATTATTGCTGTTGTTGTCATCATACTTGCAGCAGCCAGTCTCATAGTTTTCAGGCACCAGGTTGTGCCGGGGGTTAAATCGGTATTTGCCCGGTTTTTCCACAAGAAGCCTCCGGTTGAAATTTCGGTGCAGGATACGGTACCTTCTCCGGTTGCAGAACCCCTGCCGGTTCAGCAGACTCTTCCTCCTGCCAGGAAGTATTATATAATTGTGGCATCGTTCCGTAACGAAAGCAATGCTGATAAATACGTGCAGTTTCTTCAGCAAAAGGGATATGAATCAACCAAAATTCCCCGAACAAGGAAAAATATGTACGCCGTGAGCTGCACTTCCTATACTACCCAGAAAGAAGCTCTTGACAACCTGAATCATTACAGGAACACTGTTAATGCCAGGGCCTGGGTGCTGGGTTATTAGAACTTTTTCTATTGTCGTTATTTGGTTTGCACCGGCAGGAAAACGTTCGATACCATTTTCTTTCCCCTTACCCTTTCGGGAAAAAACACATCAGGATGGTATGCATCGCTGATATAAAGGCTGGTTTGGTTGCAGTAGAAAGGGCTTCCGGGTATTCCTGAATTTCCGGTAGGAATAACAGTAAGCGAATTATCCCAGTTGGAAAGGTCGAATATATGCCTTTCCGATGCTCCATGGTTTGCGGTAAATGGTGTTCCGAAGGAGTAGGAATAGGGCCGGACAGTGTGGAAGCTCCCACCGATGCGGAAAGGACCCCGGTTCAGCCTGAAAAGTTTATCCAGAAGAGCCACTTTTCCCAGGG is a window encoding:
- a CDS encoding SPOR domain-containing protein; the protein is MGTQPAPSSTGGKSSAGWIIAVVVIILAAASLIVFRHQVVPGVKSVFARFFHKKPPVEISVQDTVPSPVAEPLPVQQTLPPARKYYIIVASFRNESNADKYVQFLQQKGYESTKIPRTRKNMYAVSCTSYTTQKEALDNLNHYRNTVNARAWVLGY